The Glycine max cultivar Williams 82 chromosome 12, Glycine_max_v4.0, whole genome shotgun sequence genome window below encodes:
- the PARP3 gene encoding protein ADP-ribosyltransferase PARP3, protein MKVQETRSHVHALGEEEKVMTRKQKAESKAHEVEHSPKKAKVEKEDGHINGKSETGVAEEYDEFCKATTEHLPLEQMRDILEANGLDSSGSDLEITRRCQDLLFYGALDKCSVCNGSLEFDGRRYVCRGFYSEWASCTFSTRNPPRKQEPIKLPDSVQNSLASDLLKKYQDPSHRPHRDLGLAEKPFTGMMISLMGRLTRTHHYWKTTIEKHGGKVANSIIGSTCLVASPAERERGGTSKLAEAMERSIPVVREAWLIDSIEKQEPQPLEAYDLVSDLSVDGKGIPWDKQDPGEEAIESLSAELKLYGKRGVYKDTKLQEQGGKIFERDGILYNCAFSVCDQGRGLNDYCVMQLIVVPENRLHLYFKKGRVGDDPNAEERLEEWDNVDGALKEFVRLFEEITGNEFEPWEREKKFQKKPLKFYPIDMDDGIEVRHGALGLRQLGIAATHCKLEPLVANFMKVLCSQEIYKYALMEMGYDCPDLPIGMVTNLHLKKCEDVLLEFIDKVKSLKETGPKAEAVWTDFSQRWFTLMHSTRPFNFRDYQEIADHAAAALEGVRDITQASHLIGDMTGSTIDDPLSETYKKLGCSISALDKSSDDYEMIVKYLEKTYEPVKVGDIEYGVSVENIFAVQTGGCPSYEDIIKLPNKVLLWCGSRSSNLLRHLQKGFLPAICSLPIPGYMFGKAIVCSDAAAEAARYGFTAVDRPEGFLVLAIASLGNEITELKTPPEDASSLEEKKVGVKGPGKKKTDESEHFVWKDDIKVPCGKLVASDHQDSPLEYNEYAVYDKKRARISYLVGVKYEEKEEKGAVIDTAE, encoded by the exons ATGAAG GTTCAAGAAACGAGGTCGCATGTTCATGCACTTGGGGAAGAAGAGAAGGTGATGACAAGGAAGCAGAAGGCTGAGTCCAAGGCACATGAAGTGGAACATTCTCCAAAGAAGGCCAAGGTGGAAAAAGAAGATGGCCACATCAACGGGAAATCTGAAACTGGCGTTGCAGAAGAATATGATGAGTTCTGCAAAGCCACAACCGAGCACCTTCCTTTGGAACAAATGAGAGACATTCTGGAGGCCAATGGCCTTGATTCTTCTGGCTCTGATCTTGAAATTACAAGAAGATG CCAAGACTTGCTGTTTTATGGTGCATTGGACAAATGCTCGGTTTGCAATGGGAGTTTGGAGTTTGATGGCAGACGTTATGTTTGCAGAGGGTTCTACAGTGAGTGGGCTAGTTGCACTTTCAGCACCAGAAACCCTCCAAGGAAACAGGAACCCATTAAGTTACCTGATTCTGTTCAGAACTCTCTGGCTTCAGAC TTGCTAAAGAAATATCAGGACCCGAGTCACAGGCCTCACAGGGATCTAGGCTTAGCAGAAAAACCCTTTACTGGAATGATGATCTCTCTGATGGGTCGTCTTACTCGGACACAC CATTATTGGAAAACAACTATTGAAAAGCATGGAGGGAAGGTGGCAAACTCTATAATTG GGTCAACTTGTTTGGTAGCTTCACCTGCTGAGCGAGAACGTGGTGGCACATCCAAACTTGCAGAAGCCAT GGAGAGGAGTATACCAGTGGTTAGGGAGGCTTGGTTGATTGACAGCATTGAAAAGCAAGAACCACAACCTTTGGAAGCTTATGATCTTGTCTCTGATCTTTCTGTGGATGGCAAGGGTATCCCCTGGGACAAACAAGATCCTGGGGAAGAGGCTATCGAATCACTCTCAGCAGAA CTCAAGCTTTATGGGAAGAGAGGAGTCTATAAAGATACCAAGTTGCAGGAACAAGGTGGAAAGATATTTGAAAGAGATGGGATACTATACAACTGTGCCTTCTCTGTTTGTGACCAAGGGCGAGGACTGAATGA CTACTGTGTCATGCAACTGATTGTTGTCCCAGAGAATCGTTTGCATCTGTACTTTAAGAAAGGGAGAGTTGGGGATGATCCAAATGCAGAGGAGCGATTAGAAGAGTGGGACAATGTAGATGGTGCTCTGAAAGAGTTTGTGAGGCTCTTTGAGGAAATAACAGGAAATGAGTTTGAACCTTGGGAAAGAGAGAAGAAGTTCCAAAAGAAACCTTTGAAGTTTTACCCCATTGACATG GATGATGGAATTGAAGTTAGACATGGGGCACTAGGTCTTCGGCAGCTGGGGATAGCAGCAACACACTGCAAACTTGAGCCTTTGGTTGCAAATTTTATGAAGGTCTTGTGCAGCCAGGAGATATATAA GTATGCATTGATGGAGATGGGTTACGACTGTCCGGACCTTCCAATAGGAATGGTTACAAATCTTCATCTGAAAAAAT GTGAGGACGTTCTCTTAGAATTCATAGACAAGGTGAAATCATTGAAAGAGACTGGGCCCAAGGCTGAGGCTGTGTGGACTGATTTTAGCCAAAGATGGTTCACTCTGATGCACTCCACAAGGCCTTTCAATTTTAGAGATTACCAAGAGATTGCAGATCAC GCTGCTGCTGCGTTAGAGGGGGTGAGAGACATAACCCAGGCTTCTCACCTCATAGGAGATATGACTGGCTCAACCATTGATGACCCGTTATCAGAGACATACAAGAAATTGGGTTGCTCAATTTCTGCCTTGGACAAAAGTTCAGATGATTACGAGATGATTGTGAAATACCTTGAAAAAACTTATGAGCCGGTCAAAGTTGGTGACATT GAATATGGGGTGTCAGTGGAAAACATTTTTGCGGTTCAAACAGGTGGTTGCCCTTCCTATGAAGACATTATAAAACTACCAAATAAGGTTCTTCTATGGTGTG GATCACGAAGCTCAAACCTCTTGAGGCACTTGCAAAAGGGATTCTTGCCAGCAATATGCTCATTACCTATTCCGGGTTATATG TTTGGCAAAGCTATTGTCTGTTCTGATGCTGCAGCAGAGGCTGCAAGATATGGTTTTACTGCTGTGGACAGGCCAGAAGGATTCTTGGTTTTGGCCATTGCTTCTCTAGGAAATGAGATTACCGAGTTGAAAACCCCACCTGAG GATGCATCATCTTTGGAGGAAAAGAAGGTTGGAGTGAAGGGACcggggaagaagaaaacagatGAATCGGAGCATTTTGTTTGGAAAGATGATATAAAAGTTCCTTGCGGTAAACTAGTTGCCTCAGACCATCAAGATAGCCCCCTGGAATACAACGAGTATGCTGTCTACGATAAAAAGCGG GCACGCATAAGCTACTTGGTGGGAGTGAAGTAtgaagagaaggaagagaaggGTGCGGTGATTGACACAGCTGAATGA